CGAGGGGGGCCACCGCGCCCAGCTTGGTGATGCCCGTGAAGCACAGCGTGTAGAGCGAGCCGCTGAACAGCACAATGCCGCCCAGCCACAGCCAGCCGGTGGTGCCCAGGCTGCGCAGCTCGGGGCGGGCGGCCCAGAGCACACCCACCGCCACCATGGCCAGCACGTGGTAGAACTGGTAGCGCACGGCGGTTTCGAAAGTGTCGAGGCGGCCGGCTTTGGCCAGCGTGTCGTGCAGGGCGTGGGCCCCGAAGGCGCCAATGGCCACGCCCAGGGCGCCAAACACGCCGGCGAGTTGCAACAGAAGTCGAGCAGTCATAACAGAGCAAAAAGGTAAGCAGAACGAGCCGCAAAGGTACACCGGGCCGCCGGCGCGAACTCAGATTTGCCGCTTCAGGCGCAGCGACACGGTGTGAAGGTCGCCGTTTTGCCGGCGCAGCACCATAAAAAGGGAGCGGCCATCTTCGGACCGCAGCATGCGGCTGAGCTGGGTGAGCGAAAAGGCCTCGACGGGCAGGAAATTGATGCTGAGCAGTTCCTCTGTGGGCTCGATGCCGGCCACGTAGGCCGGCGAGTCGGGCTCGACGCGCAGCACCACGAAGCGGTGGTAGTCGGGGCCGGTGGCCAGCAGGTCGAGGCCGCACATGTCGTGCTCGAAGGGCTCGTTCAGGCGC
This DNA window, taken from Hymenobacter sp. 5317J-9, encodes the following:
- a CDS encoding DUF423 domain-containing protein; translation: MTARLLLQLAGVFGALGVAIGAFGAHALHDTLAKAGRLDTFETAVRYQFYHVLAMVAVGVLWAARPELRSLGTTGWLWLGGIVLFSGSLYTLCFTGITKLGAVAPLGGLLFVAGWLSLVLAVREL